A portion of the Spirochaetota bacterium genome contains these proteins:
- a CDS encoding patatin-like phospholipase family protein, with amino-acid sequence YVQPSQPSPIAKWDYTSPRGIQEVFDLGRRDGEYFAKTYSVL; translated from the coding sequence TATATGTCCAGCCTTCACAACCCTCGCCGATCGCCAAGTGGGATTATACCAGTCCCCGCGGAATACAGGAGGTCTTCGATCTGGGAAGAAGAGACGGGGAATACTTCGCAAAGACTTACAGCGTGCTCTGA